From Girardinichthys multiradiatus isolate DD_20200921_A chromosome 3, DD_fGirMul_XY1, whole genome shotgun sequence, the proteins below share one genomic window:
- the flot1b gene encoding flotillin-1b, producing the protein MFYTCGPNEAMVVSGCGRSPPLMIAGGRVFVIPCIQQIQRITLNTLTLNVKSDKVYTRHGVPISVTGIAQVKIQGQNKEMLATACQMFMGKSEAEVSQIALETLEGHQRAIIAHLTVEEIYQDRKKFSEQVFKVASSDLVNMGIGVVSYTLKDVHDDQDYLHSLGKARTAQVQKDARIGEAQYKRDAVIREAHAMQEKVSAQYKNEIEMAKAQRDYELKKAAYDIEVNSKKAESEMAYQLQVAKTKQRIEEEKMQVQVVERTQQISLQDQEIIRKEKELESKVKKPAEAEKYRIEKLAEAQRLQLIMEAEAEAESIKMKGDAEAFALEAKGRAEAEQMAKKANAFKQYKDGAMVDMLLEKLPLMAEEISKPMSKAQKITMVSSGGSEVGAAKLAGEVLEIMTRLPEAVEKLTGVEISQVTGKASRVR; encoded by the exons ATGTTTTACACGTGTGGACCCAACGAAGCCATGGTGGTGTCTG GCTGTGGCCGTTCTCCACCTCTGATGATTGCTGGAGGAAGAGTGTTTGTTATCCCGTGTATTCAGCAGATCCAGAG AATCACGCTCAACACCCTGACTCTGAATGTGAAGAGTGATAAAGTCTACACCCGCCATGGTGTCCCCATCTCGGTCACTGGCATTGCACAG GTGAAGATTCAGGGTCAGAACAAGGAGATGTTGGCCACCGCCTGTCAGATGTTCATGGGAAAGTCTGAGGCTGAGGTCTCTCAGATCGCTCTCGAGACACTAGAGGGCCATCAGAGAGCCATCATTGCTCATTTGACTGTCGAG GAGATATACCAGGACCGTAAGAAGTTCTCTGAGCAGGTCTTCAAAGTGGCCTCCTCTGACCTGGTCAACATGGGGATCGGTGTTGTCAGCTACACCCTCAAAGATGTCCACGATGATCAG GATTACCTTCACTCGCTGGGAAAAGCCCGTACAGCCCAGGTCCAGAAAGATGCGAGGATCGGAGAGGCTCAGTATAAACGCGATGCGGTTATCAGG GAGGCCCATGCGATGCAAGAGAAGGTGTCTGCTCAGTATAAGAACGAGATTGAAATGGCAAAAGCTCAGAGAGACTACGAGCTGAAGAAAGCAGCCTACGACATCGAGGTCAACTCCAAGAAGGCCGAGTCGGAGATGGCCTACCAGCTCCAG GTGGCCAAGACCAAGCAGCGCATTGAGGAGGAGAAGATGCAGGTTCAGGTGGTGGAGCGTACTCAGCAGATCTCCCTGCAGGACCAGGAGATCATCCGCAAAGAGAAGGAGCTGGAGTCTAAAGTGAAGAAGCCTGCAGAAGCTGAGAAATACCGAATAGAGAAGTTGGCCGAGGCACAGCG CCTGCAGCTCATCATGGAGGCTGAGGCCGAGGCAGAGTCCATTAAA ATGAAGGGTGACGCCGAGGCTTTCGCTCTGGAGGCTAAAGGTCGCGCTGAGGCAGAGCAGATGGCCAAAAAGGCCAACGCCTTTAAGCAGTACAAAGATGGAGCCATGGTGGATATGCTGCTGGAGAAACTTCCGCTG ATGGCTGAGGAGATCAGCAAGCCGATGTCCAAAGCACAGAAGATCACCATGGTGTCCAGCGGTGGCTCAGAGGTGGGAGCAGCTAAACTCGCTGGAGAGGTGCTGGAAATCATGACCCGGCTGCCAGAAGCTGTGGAAAAACTCACAGGAGTCGAAATCTCACAG GTAACTGGAAAGGCGTCCCGTGTGCGTTAA